In Phreatobacter oligotrophus, one DNA window encodes the following:
- a CDS encoding helix-turn-helix transcriptional regulator: MAIHEFTIIASGLDPQAADFEQRFYDGGCDDATVSFQKGHIIVDFARDAATLEEAIASAVRDVAATGASVDRVEPDPLVSLADIAERTGLSRAAMTQYAKGQRGKGFPPPIARVTSDSPLWDWATVARWLVSRKKVDAGKAHEASVIKAANQDIDRGRVPTAGGLRERVKQPETA; this comes from the coding sequence ATGGCGATTCATGAGTTCACCATCATCGCGTCCGGCCTCGATCCGCAGGCGGCCGATTTCGAGCAGCGCTTCTATGACGGCGGCTGCGATGACGCGACCGTGTCCTTCCAGAAGGGCCACATCATCGTCGATTTCGCCCGCGACGCCGCGACGCTCGAAGAGGCCATCGCATCTGCCGTGCGCGATGTCGCCGCGACAGGCGCCAGCGTTGACCGTGTCGAGCCGGATCCGCTCGTCAGTCTCGCGGACATTGCCGAGCGGACCGGCCTGTCCCGCGCCGCCATGACCCAGTACGCCAAGGGCCAGCGGGGCAAGGGCTTTCCGCCGCCGATCGCCCGCGTCACCTCGGACAGCCCGCTCTGGGACTGGGCGACGGTCGCCCGCTGGCTTGTCAGCCGAAAGAAGGTCGATGCCGGCAAGGCTCACGAGGCCTCGGTCATCAAGGCGGCGAACCAGGACATTGACCGTGGACGGGTGCCGACGGCGGGCGGTCTGCGTGAGCGCGTGAAGCAGCCCGAGACGGCGTAA
- a CDS encoding primary-amine oxidase, translated as MSASPSSSSPAATPRHPLDPLTLEEIAAARAILLSAKALPDTTRFPTLQLDEPGKAEIAAWSPGMPMRRRAFAVTLDTATGAVHEALIDVTGGTVLTFTARDTQTAPYGQPPVIIEEFFKAGDIVKADPGWRRAMTRRGLSEAEIELVQVDPFSAGYFGREAEIGRRLVSAVSYWRAAPEDNGYASPIEGVVALVDLIENRVVHLVDEDPIIPIPRKRRNYDRASLPAPRSDVKPLNIVQPEGPSFTVDGWKVTWQGWSFRVGFTAREGLVLHQLGITDKGRFRSIVHRASVTEMVVPYADPTANHFWKSAFDAGEYGLGKLANALELGCDCLGLIHYFDVPMADDAGNPMVMPNAVCMHEEDYGLLWKHYEMRTGVFEARRSRRLVISFFATVGNYDYGFYWYLYQDGTIQLEAKLTGIIQTAAVAPGAAYPWGGMVDEGLGGPTHQHFFNVRLHMAVDGEGNSVTEHEFVPRPWGTDNPHGNVFDTTTRLLQNERDAAREADGRTGRYWKIINPNVANSVGKPTGYKLVVQPSPLMLAQEGSTVAERGGFARKHVWVTPFDPAEKYASGDYPNQHAGGDGLPRYIRQGRSIENTDLVVWHSFGHTHVCKPEDFPVMPMEYAGFMLKPNGFFSENIAMDLPAEKNHASVQNGAGGGEGGGCCCG; from the coding sequence ATGTCCGCCTCCCCGTCGTCCTCGTCCCCCGCTGCCACGCCCCGCCATCCGCTCGATCCGCTGACGCTCGAGGAGATCGCCGCGGCCCGCGCGATCCTTCTCTCGGCGAAGGCGCTCCCCGACACGACCCGCTTTCCCACCCTGCAGCTGGACGAGCCGGGCAAGGCCGAAATCGCCGCCTGGTCGCCGGGCATGCCGATGCGCCGCCGCGCCTTCGCCGTGACCCTCGACACCGCCACGGGGGCCGTCCACGAGGCGCTGATCGACGTCACCGGCGGCACCGTCCTCACCTTCACCGCCCGCGACACCCAGACGGCTCCTTACGGCCAGCCGCCGGTGATCATCGAGGAGTTCTTCAAGGCCGGCGACATCGTCAAGGCCGATCCCGGCTGGCGCCGTGCCATGACCCGGCGCGGCCTCAGCGAGGCCGAGATCGAGCTCGTCCAGGTCGACCCCTTCTCGGCCGGCTATTTCGGCCGCGAGGCCGAGATCGGCCGTCGCCTCGTCAGCGCGGTGAGCTACTGGCGCGCGGCGCCGGAAGACAACGGCTATGCCTCGCCGATCGAAGGCGTCGTCGCGCTGGTCGATCTCATCGAGAACCGCGTCGTCCATCTGGTCGACGAGGATCCGATCATCCCTATCCCGCGCAAGCGGCGGAACTACGACCGCGCCTCGCTGCCCGCCCCGCGCAGCGACGTGAAGCCCCTGAACATCGTCCAGCCGGAGGGGCCAAGCTTCACGGTCGATGGCTGGAAGGTGACCTGGCAGGGATGGTCCTTCCGCGTCGGCTTCACCGCCCGCGAAGGGCTGGTGCTCCACCAGCTCGGCATCACCGACAAGGGGCGTTTCCGCTCCATCGTCCACCGCGCCAGCGTGACGGAAATGGTGGTGCCCTATGCCGACCCGACGGCGAACCATTTCTGGAAGAGCGCCTTCGATGCCGGCGAATATGGCCTCGGCAAGCTCGCCAACGCGCTGGAGCTCGGCTGCGACTGCCTCGGCCTCATCCACTATTTCGACGTCCCCATGGCGGACGATGCCGGCAACCCCATGGTGATGCCCAACGCGGTCTGCATGCACGAGGAGGATTACGGCCTCCTGTGGAAGCATTACGAGATGCGCACCGGGGTGTTCGAGGCCCGGCGCTCGCGCCGCCTCGTCATCTCGTTCTTCGCCACGGTGGGGAACTACGACTACGGCTTCTACTGGTACCTCTACCAGGACGGCACGATCCAGCTGGAGGCCAAGCTCACCGGCATCATCCAGACCGCGGCGGTGGCGCCCGGCGCCGCCTACCCTTGGGGCGGCATGGTGGACGAGGGCCTCGGCGGGCCGACCCACCAGCACTTCTTCAACGTCCGCCTGCACATGGCGGTGGATGGCGAGGGCAATTCGGTCACCGAGCACGAGTTCGTCCCCCGGCCCTGGGGCACCGACAACCCCCATGGCAATGTGTTCGACACCACGACGCGGCTGCTTCAGAACGAGCGGGACGCCGCCCGCGAGGCGGATGGGCGGACCGGCCGCTACTGGAAGATCATCAATCCCAATGTCGCCAATTCGGTCGGCAAGCCCACCGGCTACAAGCTGGTGGTGCAGCCGAGCCCGCTGATGCTGGCGCAGGAGGGCTCGACAGTGGCGGAGCGCGGCGGCTTTGCCCGCAAGCATGTCTGGGTGACGCCCTTCGACCCCGCGGAGAAATATGCCAGCGGCGACTATCCGAACCAGCATGCCGGCGGCGATGGCCTGCCGCGCTATATCCGGCAGGGGCGGAGTATCGAGAACACGGACCTGGTGGTCTGGCACTCCTTCGGCCACACCCATGTGTGCAAGCCCGAGGATTTCCCTGTGATGCCGATGGAATATGCCGGCTTCATGCTGAAGCCCAACGGGTTCTTCTCGGAGAACATCGCCATGGACCTGCCGGCGGAGAAGAACCACGCCAGCGTGCAGAATGGCGCGGGCGGCGGTGAGGGAGGCGGGTGCTGTTGCGGGTGA
- a CDS encoding AtpZ/AtpI family protein has translation MTGQSPPESDLDARRRALESKLAELDRDRSTGAAPDGRTAQEPSGLVKLFRFSADFVSGVIAGAMIGWLVDRFAGTRPWGLIVFLLLGFATGVYNLVKSAQRAQRGG, from the coding sequence ATGACGGGTCAGTCTCCCCCAGAATCCGACCTCGACGCGCGGCGGCGCGCCCTTGAATCGAAGCTCGCGGAACTTGATCGCGACCGATCCACGGGAGCAGCGCCCGACGGCCGGACGGCTCAGGAACCGTCCGGGCTGGTGAAGCTCTTCCGCTTCTCGGCCGATTTCGTGTCCGGCGTCATCGCCGGCGCCATGATCGGCTGGCTCGTGGACCGGTTCGCCGGAACGCGACCCTGGGGTCTTATCGTGTTTCTCCTGCTGGGCTTCGCGACGGGTGTCTACAACCTCGTCAAGTCGGCACAGCGGGCCCAGCGGGGCGGCTGA
- a CDS encoding F0F1 ATP synthase subunit A, whose protein sequence is MADPIKQFELVHLVPLKIGGADFGFTNSSLHMFIAVGVTAAFLLLSTTGRRLVPTRMQSMAELAYEFVAGTVRQTTGKEGMKFFPLVFSLFMFVLFGNLIGMIPGAFTVTSHIIVTAALAMLVITTVIVYGIMKHGTHWFALFAPSGLPKAILPVIVVIEVISFISRPISLSLRLFGNMTAGHIALKVFAGFVTAMAGAGVLGMLGATLPVLMITALTALELLVAVLQAYVFTILTCIYLNDALHPGHH, encoded by the coding sequence ATGGCCGATCCGATCAAACAGTTCGAGCTCGTCCACCTCGTCCCGCTCAAGATCGGCGGGGCCGATTTCGGTTTCACCAACTCCTCGCTGCACATGTTCATCGCGGTCGGCGTGACCGCGGCCTTCCTGCTCCTCTCGACCACCGGCCGCCGCCTGGTGCCGACCCGCATGCAGTCCATGGCCGAGCTCGCCTATGAGTTCGTCGCGGGAACGGTGAGGCAGACGACAGGCAAGGAAGGCATGAAGTTCTTCCCGCTGGTCTTCTCGCTGTTCATGTTCGTGCTGTTCGGCAACCTGATCGGCATGATCCCCGGCGCCTTCACGGTGACCAGCCACATCATCGTCACCGCCGCCCTCGCCATGCTGGTGATCACCACCGTGATCGTCTACGGCATCATGAAGCACGGCACCCACTGGTTCGCGCTCTTCGCGCCCTCGGGCCTGCCCAAGGCGATCCTTCCGGTGATCGTGGTGATCGAGGTCATCTCCTTCATCTCGCGGCCGATCTCGCTGTCGCTTCGTCTCTTCGGCAACATGACCGCCGGCCATATCGCGCTGAAGGTCTTCGCCGGCTTCGTCACCGCCATGGCGGGCGCCGGGGTCCTCGGCATGCTGGGCGCGACGCTCCCCGTGCTGATGATCACCGCGCTCACCGCGCTCGAACTGCTCGTCGCTGTCCTGCAGGCCTATGTCTTCACCATCCTGACCTGCATCTACCTCAACGACGCCCTCCATCCTGGCCATCACTGA
- a CDS encoding F0F1 ATP synthase subunit C has protein sequence MDPVAAKFLGAGLACLGMGLAAMGVGNIFGNFVAGALRNPSAAAGQFTNAIVGAALAEGLGIFALVVALVLLFVV, from the coding sequence ATGGATCCGGTTGCAGCCAAGTTCCTCGGCGCTGGTCTCGCCTGCCTCGGCATGGGCCTCGCCGCCATGGGCGTGGGCAACATCTTCGGCAACTTCGTTGCCGGCGCCCTGCGCAACCCGTCGGCTGCCGCCGGCCAGTTCACCAACGCCATCGTCGGCGCGGCTCTCGCGGAAGGCCTCGGCATCTTCGCGCTCGTCGTCGCCCTCGTCCTGCTCTTCGTGGTCTGA
- a CDS encoding F0F1 ATP synthase subunit B, with product MATNTSSGTQVPSKGGFPAFRVETYGSQLLWLAIAFGLLYYLMSRHIAPRIGGILEDRASRIASDLAAAQTMKAEADAATASYEKSLAEARANAQAIAAETKAKITAEADAERKTLEAKLAADLSTAEATIAKARETAMGNVRSIAVDTAQAIVERLAGASAEATRIEAAVDAALKR from the coding sequence ATGGCGACGAACACCTCTTCTGGGACTCAGGTCCCGTCCAAAGGCGGTTTCCCGGCCTTCCGGGTGGAAACCTACGGCTCGCAGCTGCTCTGGCTGGCGATCGCCTTCGGCCTGCTCTACTACCTGATGTCGCGGCACATCGCGCCGCGCATCGGCGGCATCCTCGAGGATCGCGCCAGCCGCATCGCCTCGGACCTCGCCGCCGCCCAGACGATGAAGGCGGAGGCAGACGCTGCCACCGCGTCCTACGAGAAGTCGCTCGCCGAGGCCCGGGCCAATGCCCAGGCCATTGCGGCCGAGACCAAGGCGAAGATCACCGCCGAGGCCGACGCCGAGCGCAAGACCCTCGAGGCCAAGCTCGCGGCCGATCTCTCTACCGCCGAGGCGACCATCGCCAAGGCGCGCGAGACGGCCATGGGCAATGTCCGCTCCATCGCGGTCGACACCGCCCAGGCCATCGTCGAGCGCCTCGCCGGCGCCTCCGCCGAGGCCACCCGCATCGAGGCGGCGGTCGACGCCGCCCTGAAGCGCTGA
- a CDS encoding ATP F0F1 synthase subunit B (Produces ATP from ADP in the presence of a proton gradient across the membrane. Subunit B is part of the membrane proton channel.), protein MSEYLPIWIGLIIFIAIAWKMGAHTTVLNALDARADRIAAELAEAKRLREEAEAIVAEYRKRQLAAEQEARDIVAAAKTEAERLAAEGKAKIEDFVARRTAMAETKIAQAEAQAIADVRAAAADVATAAAGTVLADLAKGAAGEKLIASGIAEVKARLN, encoded by the coding sequence ATGAGCGAATATCTGCCGATCTGGATCGGCCTCATCATCTTCATCGCCATTGCGTGGAAGATGGGCGCCCATACCACGGTCCTCAACGCGCTCGACGCGCGCGCCGACCGCATCGCTGCCGAGCTCGCCGAGGCCAAGCGCCTGCGCGAGGAGGCCGAGGCCATCGTCGCCGAGTACCGCAAGCGCCAGCTGGCCGCCGAGCAGGAGGCGCGTGACATCGTCGCCGCCGCCAAGACCGAGGCCGAGCGTCTCGCCGCCGAGGGCAAGGCCAAGATCGAGGACTTCGTCGCCCGCCGCACGGCGATGGCGGAGACCAAGATCGCCCAGGCCGAGGCCCAGGCCATTGCGGACGTCCGCGCCGCGGCCGCCGATGTCGCCACCGCCGCCGCCGGCACGGTTCTGGCCGATCTCGCCAAGGGCGCAGCTGGCGAGAAGCTCATCGCCTCCGGCATCGCCGAGGTGAAGGCGCGCCTGAACTGA
- a CDS encoding DsbA family protein, with translation MLSRRHIIEGTAALGLVAAFPGLALAQRRAAAETVDVAQLMQPGPLGDVSIGKADAPVTIVEYASLTCGHCATFHTTILPELKKKYVETGKVRLVFREFALNQLDAAVYMLTRCMLGADGKAGEGVDQSRYFALIEVFFQQQRTWAFGGNPLEAVTAITRQAGMTQAQFEACLNNQAILDALNTTRERASTAFGVESTPTFFINGRRFLGAQPAAEFSKVIDPLLPA, from the coding sequence ATGCTGTCCCGCCGCCATATCATCGAGGGCACCGCCGCCCTCGGCCTGGTTGCCGCCTTCCCGGGGCTCGCCCTCGCCCAGCGCCGCGCCGCCGCCGAGACCGTCGACGTCGCCCAGCTGATGCAGCCCGGCCCGCTGGGCGATGTGTCCATCGGCAAGGCCGATGCGCCGGTCACCATCGTCGAATACGCCTCGCTGACCTGCGGCCATTGCGCGACGTTCCACACGACGATCCTGCCCGAGCTGAAGAAGAAGTATGTCGAGACCGGCAAGGTCCGCCTCGTCTTCCGCGAGTTCGCGCTGAACCAGCTCGATGCCGCCGTCTACATGCTCACCCGCTGCATGCTCGGCGCCGACGGCAAGGCCGGCGAGGGCGTCGACCAGAGCCGCTATTTCGCGCTGATCGAGGTGTTCTTCCAGCAGCAGCGCACCTGGGCCTTCGGCGGCAACCCGCTCGAGGCCGTCACCGCCATCACCCGCCAGGCCGGCATGACGCAGGCGCAGTTCGAGGCCTGCCTCAACAACCAGGCGATCCTCGACGCGCTGAACACGACGCGCGAGCGGGCCTCCACCGCCTTCGGGGTAGAGTCGACGCCGACCTTCTTCATCAACGGCCGCCGCTTCCTCGGCGCCCAGCCGGCGGCGGAATTCTCCAAGGTCATCGACCCGCTGCTGCCGGCCTGA
- a CDS encoding DUF6101 family protein, with amino-acid sequence MSRQTEPGVLAAGIGALRLDPAQLPARYAAPDRGADGGQRSIDLFADRVVIRRTTSGARMKLQLPVSAYRGVVVRLSGEALAGEAVEVVMVHRDPALSVPLMAADGSDDVVADWQRWGQALGLPLLVEEADGSMREAFPRLGAVMLGTPGPRRRRRSTLKDRRPSALMRRKATKGIAGQPVHQEREIIARN; translated from the coding sequence GTGTCGCGTCAAACAGAGCCCGGCGTCCTCGCCGCCGGGATCGGGGCCCTGCGCCTCGATCCCGCCCAGCTACCGGCCCGCTACGCCGCCCCGGACCGGGGCGCCGATGGCGGCCAGCGCTCCATCGACCTCTTCGCCGACCGGGTCGTCATTCGCCGCACGACGAGCGGCGCCCGGATGAAGCTGCAGCTGCCTGTCTCGGCCTATCGGGGCGTGGTGGTGCGGCTGTCCGGCGAAGCCCTGGCGGGTGAGGCGGTCGAGGTGGTGATGGTCCATCGCGATCCCGCCCTCAGCGTGCCGCTCATGGCCGCGGACGGCAGCGACGACGTGGTCGCCGATTGGCAGCGCTGGGGCCAGGCGCTCGGCCTGCCGCTGCTGGTGGAAGAGGCCGACGGCTCGATGCGCGAGGCCTTCCCGCGGCTCGGCGCCGTGATGCTCGGCACGCCCGGCCCGCGCCGCCGCCGCCGCTCGACCCTCAAGGATCGCCGCCCCTCCGCCCTGATGCGCCGCAAGGCCACCAAGGGCATTGCCGGCCAGCCGGTGCATCAGGAGCGCGAGATCATCGCCCGCAACTGA
- a CDS encoding TldD/PmbA family protein has protein sequence MSDLLDTGALLDRARRLVAAARKAGADAADVMALRGVSVGVQMREGKVESSERSEGDDLGLRVFVGRRSASVSSNDPREDAAALAERAVAIARVAPEDPYARLADPADLATAWPDLDLIDPVMMAVSDLEALARRAEEAALAVKGVAKSGGASAGAGIGGFALVTSTGFEGASLGSSTSFSVTAIAGEGTGMERDYDYSATRHRADLEAAEAVGARAGERAVRRLNPRKVDTTKVPVVFDPRTAASFPSYLASAANGQSVARKTSFLRDRLGQRIFRPGVSIVDDPHRRRGLRSRPFDGEGVATKPLVLVDDGVLTSWLLDSATAAELGLRTTGHASRGTGGPPSPGATNLHLAAGTVSPKDMIGAITSGLYVTDMIGSGVNMVTGDYSRGCSGYWIENGELAYPVAEITIAGNLVDMFANLTPADDLVLLHGVDAPTVLVEGLTVAGR, from the coding sequence ATGTCCGATCTTCTCGATACCGGTGCCCTTCTCGACCGGGCGCGGCGCCTCGTTGCCGCGGCCCGCAAGGCCGGCGCCGATGCCGCCGACGTCATGGCCCTGCGCGGCGTCTCGGTCGGCGTGCAGATGCGCGAGGGCAAGGTGGAGAGCTCCGAGCGCTCTGAGGGCGATGATCTCGGCCTGCGCGTCTTCGTCGGCCGCCGCTCTGCCTCCGTCTCCTCCAACGATCCGCGCGAGGACGCGGCGGCCCTCGCCGAGCGCGCCGTCGCCATTGCCCGCGTCGCGCCCGAGGATCCTTATGCCCGCCTCGCCGACCCGGCCGACCTCGCCACCGCCTGGCCCGACCTCGACCTGATCGATCCCGTGATGATGGCGGTGAGCGACCTCGAGGCCCTCGCCCGCCGGGCGGAGGAGGCGGCGCTCGCCGTGAAGGGCGTCGCCAAGTCCGGTGGCGCCAGCGCCGGCGCCGGCATTGGCGGCTTCGCCCTGGTCACCTCCACCGGCTTCGAGGGCGCCTCCCTCGGCTCGTCGACCTCCTTCTCGGTCACCGCCATTGCCGGCGAGGGCACGGGCATGGAGCGCGACTACGACTACAGCGCCACCCGCCACCGTGCCGATCTCGAGGCCGCCGAGGCGGTGGGCGCGCGGGCCGGCGAGCGCGCCGTGCGCCGGCTCAATCCCCGCAAGGTCGACACGACCAAAGTGCCGGTGGTCTTCGACCCGCGCACCGCCGCGAGCTTTCCCTCCTATCTCGCCTCCGCCGCCAACGGTCAGTCGGTGGCGCGCAAGACCTCCTTCCTGCGCGACCGGCTGGGCCAGCGCATCTTCAGGCCCGGCGTTTCCATCGTCGACGATCCGCACCGCCGCCGCGGCCTGCGCTCGCGGCCCTTCGACGGTGAGGGTGTTGCGACGAAGCCCCTGGTGCTGGTCGATGACGGCGTGCTGACGAGCTGGTTGCTCGACAGCGCCACCGCCGCCGAACTCGGCCTCAGGACCACCGGCCATGCCAGCCGCGGCACCGGCGGCCCGCCCTCGCCCGGCGCCACCAACCTCCATCTCGCCGCCGGCACGGTGAGCCCGAAGGACATGATCGGCGCCATCACGAGCGGTCTTTACGTCACCGACATGATCGGCTCGGGCGTGAACATGGTGACGGGCGACTATTCCCGCGGCTGCTCGGGCTACTGGATCGAGAACGGCGAACTCGCCTATCCGGTCGCCGAGATCACCATTGCCGGCAATCTCGTCGACATGTTCGCCAACCTGACGCCGGCCGACGATCTCGTCCTGCTCCACGGCGTCGACGCGCCGACCGTCCTGGTGGAGGGACTCACCGTTGCCGGACGCTGA
- a CDS encoding 3'(2'),5'-bisphosphate nucleotidase CysQ, translating into MPDADDLVLRDLLASLAEEAGAIALDFQRRGMRTWTKAGASPVTEADIAVDRFLKERLGAARPDFGWLSEETADNPSRLDRREVFIVDPIDGTRAFAAGLPDWTISVAAVRDGRPVAAALAEPVAGRTFIAARGHGASVAGRPLAVKGRETIDGAVVAGPKPMTVKVERHGAVALPKIHSLALRFAKVAASEIDGGFAGGQSHDWDLAAADLLVHEAGASLTGLDGTAPCYNRPVPTHFPLVCAGFPLHELLRRAAAEDRRRGVTT; encoded by the coding sequence TTGCCGGACGCTGACGATCTCGTCCTGCGCGACCTCCTCGCCAGCCTCGCCGAGGAGGCGGGCGCCATCGCCCTCGACTTCCAGCGGCGCGGCATGCGCACCTGGACCAAGGCCGGCGCCTCGCCGGTCACCGAGGCCGACATCGCCGTCGATCGCTTCCTCAAGGAGCGGCTCGGCGCGGCGCGACCCGATTTCGGCTGGCTGTCGGAGGAGACCGCCGACAATCCCTCGCGGCTCGATCGGCGAGAGGTCTTCATCGTCGATCCGATCGACGGCACCCGCGCCTTCGCCGCCGGCCTGCCGGACTGGACCATCTCCGTGGCGGCCGTGCGCGACGGCCGGCCCGTGGCGGCAGCGCTCGCCGAGCCCGTTGCCGGCCGCACCTTCATCGCCGCCCGCGGCCATGGCGCCAGCGTCGCCGGCCGGCCGCTCGCCGTGAAGGGCCGTGAGACCATCGACGGCGCCGTCGTCGCCGGGCCGAAGCCGATGACGGTCAAGGTGGAGCGCCATGGGGCCGTGGCGCTGCCCAAGATCCACTCGCTCGCGCTGCGCTTTGCCAAGGTCGCCGCGAGCGAGATCGATGGCGGCTTCGCCGGCGGCCAGAGCCATGACTGGGACCTTGCGGCGGCCGATCTTTTGGTGCACGAAGCGGGAGCATCACTCACCGGCCTCGACGGGACCGCTCCCTGCTACAACAGGCCGGTTCCGACGCATTTTCCGCTCGTTTGTGCCGGTTTCCCGCTGCATGAGCTTCTTCGGCGCGCTGCCGCCGAGGATCGCCGCCGCGGCGTCACGACCTGA
- a CDS encoding DUF4170 domain-containing protein: MTDTAPAKQLPHLVFGGELKSLDGTEFRDLSKLDIVGIYPNYATAHAAWKGKAQQTVDNAHMRYFIVHLHRLLDPDAA; this comes from the coding sequence ATGACCGACACGGCACCCGCCAAACAGCTGCCCCATCTCGTCTTCGGCGGCGAGCTGAAGAGCCTCGACGGCACCGAGTTCCGCGACCTGTCCAAGCTCGACATCGTCGGCATCTATCCGAACTACGCCACCGCGCATGCCGCCTGGAAGGGCAAGGCCCAGCAGACCGTGGACAACGCGCATATGCGCTACTTCATCGTCCACCTGCATCGCCTGCTCGATCCCGACGCGGCCTGA
- a CDS encoding lysophospholipid acyltransferase family protein: MSVLKRLGRSERVRSAAGSLLAGYLRLVWRTGRFRLDPPNIYDYADANLPVIFAMWHGQHFLSPFVRRPEYRAAVLISRSADGEMNAIAAEKLGIRTIRGSGDHKGQFARKGGVSAYFEMVDALADGETVALTADVPKIARRAGLGIVMLAKQSGRPILPIAVATERRIDLKSWDKASVNLPFSRGAAVAGPPIWVPADADSAAMEGYRQEVEAALNAATARAYAIAEGRAEPALWSAEVIATLEARKAAAEAARARGGADETTPQDAANG, encoded by the coding sequence GTGTCGGTCCTCAAGCGCCTGGGGCGCTCCGAACGGGTGCGTTCCGCCGCGGGCTCGCTGCTCGCCGGCTACCTGCGCCTCGTCTGGCGCACCGGGCGCTTTCGCCTCGATCCGCCCAATATCTACGACTATGCCGATGCCAATCTGCCGGTGATCTTCGCCATGTGGCACGGCCAGCATTTCCTCTCGCCTTTCGTCCGGCGGCCGGAATACCGCGCCGCCGTGCTGATCTCGCGCTCGGCCGATGGCGAGATGAACGCCATTGCCGCCGAGAAGCTCGGCATCCGCACCATCCGCGGCTCGGGTGACCACAAGGGCCAGTTCGCCCGCAAGGGCGGCGTCAGCGCCTATTTCGAGATGGTCGATGCCCTGGCCGACGGCGAAACCGTGGCGCTCACCGCCGACGTGCCGAAGATCGCCCGCCGCGCCGGGCTCGGCATCGTCATGCTGGCGAAGCAGAGCGGCCGGCCGATCCTGCCCATCGCGGTCGCGACCGAGCGGCGCATCGACCTGAAGTCCTGGGACAAGGCCAGCGTCAACCTGCCCTTCTCGCGCGGCGCCGCCGTGGCCGGCCCGCCCATCTGGGTGCCTGCCGACGCCGATTCCGCCGCCATGGAGGGCTATCGGCAGGAGGTCGAGGCCGCCCTGAACGCTGCCACAGCACGCGCCTATGCCATCGCCGAGGGCCGCGCCGAGCCTGCGCTCTGGTCGGCCGAGGTCATCGCCACCCTCGAGGCCCGCAAGGCCGCCGCTGAGGCTGCGCGCGCCCGCGGCGGGGCGGACGAGACGACCCCGCAGGACGCGGCGAATGGCTAA